From one Rosa rugosa chromosome 4, drRosRugo1.1, whole genome shotgun sequence genomic stretch:
- the LOC133743081 gene encoding disease resistance protein RGA2-like — MAEALISVLLEQLASVVEIHTNEVVKLVLKADKDVKSFSSKLKAIQAVLEDAEKKQVTEARVRDWLQKLKDVSYEMDDVLDEWNTEILKQQVEEGKKKVCFPTPANCFCFGQVNKAIHHHSIARRIKKLNEKLTVIAAEREMYGFHQSTIRGHDDQQRIHRRKTSSLVDISMIFGREEEKEMLLSKLLRGSNEDGGRFLVIPIVGMGGMGKTTLAQLAYNNEKVTAHFDKKVWVCVSDPFDEIKIAKAIIESLLGTPSSSNELEILLQCIKTHIENKKLLLVLDDVWTEDETKWENLKLPIIMRSCEEGSSILVTTRKQGVAKMMRATNNMIYLDELNDKDCLALFNSIAFLDRKEDEADEFGAIGKEIVKRCKGLPLAAKTLGSQLWYKKTRKEWWDVLNSKIWELEEVEEQVFRPLLLSYYDLAPAVKRCLLYCAIFPKDYDLKKDNLIELWMSQDYLNSNGEKEKRRIGQYYFESLSMRSFFQDFRKDVIGNVYGCKMHDIVHDFMMFLTKKECTIIDAAEGANKKIEPLGDKVRHLTLVSVHEGPLPTSFDNCKNMRTLTLLDSSITTISPGSIMQMKCLRTLNLSCNKLNEVPKEIGELIHLRYMDLSGSYNLKELPNAVCDLYNLQTLVLVVCNKLEKLPKAMGKLINLKHLYVRGCWRLSYLPKGIGSLKSLQVLDCFYVCEGDDDDEALKFGDLGIMDQLQGSLSIAYLGKDDASEIEKAQLGNKEYLSHLVVDFLGGQEQRKGDEEIVKALQPHQNLESLSILWCHGTTESLYWIKSLHNLRKLDLSCWRFCEVLPPLGKLPSLEILTISEMLNVKKVGVEFVGIEEEEKVSEILFPKLKRLSFSSMENWEEWVFLSEITIMPRLSELQISGSPKLKALPDFLYKIKALRTLDIRRCPILEAEYEEGVGKEWHKISHIPNLTIQSGWWN; from the coding sequence ATGGCTGAGGCACTCATCTCTGTGCTTCTAGAGCAATTGGCTTCAGTAGTAGAGATACACACAAATGAAGTGGTGAAACTGGTTTTGAAGGCTGACAAAGATGTTAAAAGTTTCAGCAGCAAGCTCAAAGCCATTCAAGCTGTGCTGGAGGATGCAGAGAAGAAACAAGTGACGGAGGCCAGGGTCAGAGACTGGTTGCAGAAGCTCAAAGATGTATCGTACGAGATGGACGACGTCCTAGACGAGTGGAACACTGAAATTTTGAAACAACAAGTGGAGGAAGGCAAGAAGAAGGTATGTTTCCCCACTCCTGccaattgtttttgttttggccaAGTCAATAAGGCAATTCATCATCATAGCATTGCTAGAAGGATAAAGAAACTGAATGAGAAACTAACTGTGATTGCTGCTGAAAGAGAAATGTATGGCTTTCATCAATCCACAATACGTGGCCATGATGATCAACAGCGTATTCATCGACggaagacttcatctttggtcGATATATCTATGATATTTGgccgagaagaagaaaaagagatgtTGTTGAGCAAGTTGTTGAGAGGGAGTAACGAAGATGGGGGGAGGTTCCTTGTCATCCCTATTGTAGGGATGGGAGGGATGGGGAAAACAACTCTTGCCCAATTAGCCTATAACAATGAAAAGGTTACAGCCCATTTTGATAAGAAAGTATGGGTTTGTGTCTCAGACCCTTTTGATGAGATCAAGATTGCTAAAGCGATCATTGAAAGTCTCTTAGGAACCCCAAGCAGTTCAAATGAGTTGGAAATTTTATTGCAGTGTATCAAGACTCATATTGAGAATAAAAAGTTACTCCTTGTTCTAGATGATGTGTGGACCGAAGACGAAACAAAGTGGGAAAATTTGAAACTACCAATAATAATgcgaagttgtgaagaaggaagtTCAATATTGGTTACCACGCGAAAACAAGGGGTTGCTAAAATGATGAGAGCAACCAACAACATGATCTATTTAGATGAGTTGAATGATAAGGATTGTTTGGCTTTGTTCAATAGCATCGCGTTTTTGGATAGGAAAGAAGATGAGGCTGATGAGTTTGGAGCTATTGGTAAGGAAATTGTGAAACGGTGTAAAGGTTTGCCTCTTGCTGCAAAAACTTTGGGCAGTCAACTGTGGTATAAGAAAACAAGAAAGGAATGGTGGGATGTTTTGAATAGTAAGATATGGGAATTAGAAGAAGTTGAGGAACAAGTTTTCCGACCACTGTTACTTAGTTATTATGATTTGGCCCCTGCAGTCAAAAGATGTCTTCTGTATTGTGCAATATTTCCCAAAGATTATGACCTCAAAAAAGATAATTTGATTGAACTTTGGATGTCACAAGATTATCTTAATTCAaatggagaaaaagaaaagagaagaataggTCAATATTATTTTGAAAGTCTATCAATGCGGTCTTTCTTTCAAGATTTTAGAAAAGATGTGATAGGAAATGTTTATGGGTGCAAAATGCATGATATTGTGCATGACTTTATGATGTTTCTTACCAAAAAAGAATGCACTATCATAGATGCAGCCGAGGGGGCTAATAAAAAAATAGAGCCACTGGGTGATAAGGTTCGTCATTTGACCTTAGTAAGTGTACATGAAGGTCCACTTCCTACTTCATTTGACAATTGCAAAAATATGCGAACCCTCACACTCCTTGATTCGAGCATTACAACCATAAGCCCCGGTTCAATTATGCAAATGAAATGCCTGAGGACATTGAATTTGAGTTGTAACAAGCTCAATGAAGTTCCAAAAGAGATTGGTGAATTGATTCATTTGAGATATATGGATTTGTCAGGTAGTTATAATTTGAAAGAATTACCGAATGCTGTGTGTGATTTATACAATCTACAAACTCTGGTCCTTGTTGTGTGTAATAAACTAGAGAAACTACCCAAGGCAATGGGAAAGTTGATTAACTTGAAGCATCTGTATGTTCGGGGTTGTTGGAGGCTGAGCTACTTACCGAAAGGGATTGGGAGTTTGAAAAGTCTGCAAGTACTGGACTGCTTTTATGTATGTgagggtgatgatgatgatgaagcatTGAAATTTGGAGATCTCGGAATCATGGACCAGCTTCAGGGGAGCCTTTCTATAGCATATTTGGGGAAAGATGATGCGAGTGAGATTGAGAAAGCACAGTTGGGGAATAAGGAGTACCTCTCTCATTTGGTAGTAGATTTCCTCGGAGGTCAAGAGCAGAGAAAAGGCGATGAAGAAATAGTGAAAGCATTGCAACCACATCAAAATTTGGAATCTTTATCCATTTTGTGGTGCCATGGCACCACCGAATCTCTCTATTGGATCAAGTCTTTAcacaatttgagaaaacttgATCTCAGTTGCTGGAGATTTTGTGAAGTTTTGCCTCCTCTTGGAAAATTGCCATCGCTTGAAATTCTGACAATATCGGAGATGTTGAATGTGAAAAAGGTGGGAGTTGAATTTGTGggaatagaagaagaagaaaaagtctCAGAAATTCtattccccaaattgaaacgaCTCTCTTTTTCATCGATGGAGAACTGGGAAGAGTGGGTCTTTCTTTCTGAAATCACAATAATGCCACGCCTTTCTGAGTTGCAAATTTCTGGGTCCCCAAAGCTAAAAGCACTGCCAGACTTCCTCTACAAGATAAAAGCACTGCGTACATTGGACATTCGGCGTTGTCCAATTCTGGAAGCAGAATACGAAGAAGGCGTGGGGAAGGAGTGGCACAAAATTTCTCACATCCCAAACCTCACAATCCAATCTGGATGGTGGAACTGA
- the LOC133744399 gene encoding uncharacterized protein LOC133744399 produces the protein MPRPKRKEREQSNDDEDYREVESEYEEDDQTIQRKKNSKKNLKSKRKRQDKVEESETEEEEEEETSAKKIAKKHSKEKGKKQKVKHMEDSESEEETTPKKGGTISWDYVRACENLDQIGSYDWAKEVGSFLKKSIKALKKKNSKSSYGNTGGCVLIILYWFCQKTEKIKPISGREKEVHGMRKWDIQRLIQNWTSFNSLKKLTKIFEKLKEDRKESESEEEENNSDEAKTASEGEEKGDDDQEVEVVEQETASEKSKWEKQLQKKEEKIRCLTVEKDNLQQKLKEKEQELTKFAEDKVDLEERNATLVTENFCLASLVKELEEKVKKLEQMLSPKTHTSPAAQQHNSPPPNSTEENNESNTTASKAAENTEKRDQSTVEEGQSQGIFTVEESAATAAQSPPHCTVQEETQSTPPSQKDSLFQTPTVCMLTVEEMEKQPDMFQIVKSPEAARGFPLHTLSLVKEQKTPEENKKGELTMRLTEQHSGETVSSMGLYSYVVRLKNRKRTQKNDSIYCDMARDMSFKSQNI, from the exons ATGCCAAGaccaaaaagaaaggaaagggaACAAAGCAATGATGACGAAGACTACAGAGAGGTGGAATCAGAATATGAAGAAGATGATCAAACGATACAGAGAAAGAAGAATTCGAAGaagaatttgaaatcaaaaagaaaaagacaggATAAAGTAGAAGAatcagaaacagaagaagaagaagaagaagaaacatcaGCAAAGAAGATTGCCAAGAAGCATTCAAAAGAAAAAGGCAAAAAACAGAAAGTAAAACATATGGAAGATTCAGAGTCAGAAGAAGAAACAACACCAAAGAAGG GGGGAACAATTTCATGGGACTATGTCAGAGCATGCGAAAATTTGGATCAGATTGGATCTTATGACTGGGCAAAGGAAGTTGGAAGCTTCCTAAAAAAGTCTATAAAGGCTTTGAAAAAGAAGAATTCAAAGAGCTCATATGGTAATACCGGGGGCTGCGTTCTAATAATACTG TATTGGTTCTGTCAAAAGACTGAAAAAATCAAGCCAATATCTGGAAGGGAGAAGGAAGTGCATGGGATGAGAAAATGGGACATCCAGAGGCTAATACAGAATTGGACAAGCTTTAACAGCTTGAAAAAACTAACT AAAATATTTGAAAAACTGAAGGAGGATAGAAAGGAATCAGAatccgaggaagaggagaataaTTCAGATGAAGCAAAGACAGCTTCAGAAGGAGAGGAAAAAGGAGATGATGATCAGGAAGTTGAAGTGGTTGAACAGGAAACAGCTTCAGAAAAAAGCAAATGGGAGAAACAGCTtcagaaaaaggaagagaagatAAGATGTCTAACTGTGGAGAAAGATAATTTGCAGCAAAAACTGAAGGAAAAGGAACAGGAACTAACGAAATTCGCGGAGGACAAAGTGGATCTGGAGGAACGAAATGCTACACTTGTGACGGAGAACTTTTGCCTTGCATCATTAGTGAAGGAGCTAGAGGAAAAAGTGAAgaaattggagcaaatgttGAGCCCAAAGACTCACACCTCACCGGCAGCTCAACAGCACAACTCCCCACCACCTAACTCAACAGAAGAAAATAATGAATCAAATACAACTGCATCTAAGGCTGCTGAGAACACAGAAAAGAGAGATCAATCAACTGTTGAGGAAGGTCAGTCCCAAGGGATCTTCACAGTCGAAGAATCTGCAGCCACAGCAGCTCAATCTCCACCTCACTGCACAGTgcaagaagaaactcaatcgACACCTCCATCACAAAAGGACTCACTGTTCCAGACCCCCACAGTCTGCATGCTCACAgtcgaagaaatggaaaaacaaccTGACATGTTTCAGATAGTGAAAAGTCCTGAAGCTGCGCGTGGCTTTCCACTTCATACGTTGAGCCTAGTGAAAGAGCAGAAGACACCAGAGGAGAACAAAAAGGGCGAGTTAACAATGCGCCTTACAGAGCAACATTCTGGTGAAACTGTATCATCAATGGGTCTCTACTCATATGTCGTCAGATTGAAGAATAGAAAAAGAACACAGAAAAATGACAGCATTTACTG tgacatggccagggACATGTCATTCAAATCACAGAACATTTAA
- the LOC133706474 gene encoding UPF0481 protein At3g47200-like has translation MLSIVQNDLLLLENQLPWRVLDCLFHQVPGGKCKSLWELTQRVLPSWKGLEYFVSHVPNTLQSRHLLDTLRILSVEFESDKNEKVCPFRVRIPSATELLQVGVKFRRKRGFDSILNITLLDGLMDIAPITLDAEKSVFRNLIALEEYEPRHHKYQITSYDRVMHDLIKSSKDVEFLIQKGIINTISLRKEDIVYFFNTILDDSNTVSSCSSIVLLSAGVTEYYDHRWLRRWIASIKRDYLYNLSSIWSISNAVVFITILTIIQTVYSVLSYYMS, from the coding sequence ATGTTGTCGATAGTACAAAATGACTTGCTTCTACTAGAAAACCAACTGCCTTGGAGAGTTCTTGACTGCTTATTCCATCAAGTACCTGGTGGAAAATGCAAGTCCCTTTGGGAGCTTACTCAAAGGGTCCTTCCGAGTTGGAAAGGTTTAGAATATTTTGTTTCTCATGTTCCAAATACATTGCAAAGCAGACATTTACTCGACACTCTTAGAATTCTTTCAGTTGAATTTGAATCGGACAAGAACGAGAAGGTTTGTCCATTTCGGGTGCGGATCCCCTCTGCGACAGAGCTTCTCCAAGTCGGAGTCAAATTTAGACGTAAAAGAGGTTTCGACAGCATACTCAACATAACCTTGCTCGATGGATTGATGGACATTGCACCAATAACTTTGGACGCCGAAAAATCTGTCTTCAGAAACCTCATAGCCTTGGAAGAGTATGAACCAAGGCACCATAAGTATCAAATTACCTCTTATGACAGGGTCATGCATGACCTTATTAAATCTAGCAAAGATGTGGAGTTTCTCATTCAAAAAGGCATTATTAACACCATTAGTCTGCGAAAGGAGGACATAGTCTATTTCTTCAACACCATTCTTGATGATAGTAATACAGTCTCCTCTTGTTCCTCTATCGTGTTACTTTCTGCCGGAGTGACTGAGTATTATGATCACCGTTGGCTACGAAGATGGATAGCGTCAATCAAGCGTGATTACTTGTACAATCTATCATCAATATGGTCAATCTCTAATGCAGTTGTGTTTATAACAATTTTGACCATCATACAAACCGTGTATTCAGTTCTCTCTTACTACATGTCGTAG